A stretch of the Thermofilum adornatum genome encodes the following:
- the cas10 gene encoding type III-B CRISPR-associated protein Cas10/Cmr2, translating to MSSSFLSPHGEQIFELKIAALLHDPPHKQWLENHEETAKKWIGELLGKGGEAQIPDEVRRADRLASSIDRYLLSILMGDKYIPGFLATKEIKLKNTINPLFEIDIKQCDKTQADKFFQELKETLGGLNLKEKYLALYSIYELLWIDKNLPVGPADTRVPTNTVFDHDYATATALNWITKDGYDGYLVGFDIPGVQEYIASSRKLRDAAISSYIISAFAWYIMLPFIEELGPDVVIIPSLRSSPFFLHWVSTRLHGEVQKKIKQLMEKYVLISKDLQDLYRVLNMPPFASFPEKAVLVLPVEKVESCNIEQVLHERLAEAWRRLWRTAEKLSEARVKEKDASLVWKFINKVFKYYDKEFSNSGFDKVPPVTLRVQLVRINGQKALWQIYDNAYRELSRKFENLKNVRADARVKLNLFNLTKNAFKEGLGYPKKSRKAFDYCTLCGTLPAIIILPSEEDEDGKDFAFFIFKVVEENSDPIEAESLWHKKPQEEIEKFEKWFKDYTAELETFKAVFTPGERLCPWCFLKRVVSMEPRLLRILLEDKDPESLVNELISQETPGIRIPSTSDIATYKLKEELINTVIHKLEKETLLKDLTEVLSKSLGTQLAQQGSRNLIGLSLLWTAQRRLEEKIAGKLRDEETLPLRLVVRLDPETYWLGRETDIKKEWLRLFKQLDLEKWLWSYYSLIIADGDSISSLHDGRVSAFFGTSWDNRNVRNDVRVLKKKIIESSAIGTYSELIKDAIEALESLASDTFIEKWSKILEQHYPAGMLNSQQVAQRLNNFLQTLENILNDEDKLPLTLTYHTALSAALVRVSLLDAATILELGGFVVYAGGDDLLAFSPVHKAVEIAICTRSHFAGSCKRGKHSFSNVRLENGFLVVNNACLPMLPGVGRSYNINTAHYLYPLQLVISDARERLKDAKEKIVSSYWEPSLAVILDVHKDLAAFTYSPRGGGSTTYVPITLGRIGYIDTHRYLEYLAEPLEVVQRVIELIEPLSLGNPQFTVSLLYDIEEYKDLLTSTITKLGSKFNLSQRLILRIIERNTYAKPQYAQQLYNSILGEMSELISHAKVINTNPKEKNEKEIHLFVSLIRGVRNIRGGMRT from the coding sequence ATGAGTAGCTCGTTCCTGTCCCCCCACGGGGAACAAATATTCGAGTTGAAAATCGCGGCACTTCTTCACGATCCCCCACACAAGCAATGGCTTGAAAACCACGAAGAGACAGCTAAGAAGTGGATAGGTGAGCTTCTAGGGAAAGGCGGCGAAGCACAGATACCAGACGAGGTTCGAAGAGCAGACAGACTGGCTTCAAGCATAGACCGGTACCTGCTATCTATCTTGATGGGTGACAAGTATATTCCTGGCTTCTTGGCCACAAAAGAGATAAAGCTGAAGAACACAATCAACCCACTCTTTGAGATAGATATCAAGCAGTGCGACAAGACACAAGCAGACAAGTTTTTCCAGGAGCTAAAGGAAACACTTGGAGGTCTTAACCTTAAGGAGAAGTATCTCGCACTCTACTCCATCTATGAGTTGCTGTGGATCGACAAAAATCTCCCAGTCGGTCCTGCAGACACCAGGGTTCCAACCAACACGGTTTTCGACCATGACTACGCCACTGCTACGGCCCTCAACTGGATCACAAAAGACGGGTACGACGGCTACCTAGTAGGATTCGACATTCCAGGAGTCCAGGAATACATAGCTTCGAGCCGAAAACTACGTGACGCGGCTATCTCGAGCTACATCATTTCTGCATTCGCCTGGTATATTATGTTGCCATTCATAGAAGAGTTGGGGCCCGACGTAGTGATAATTCCCTCGCTTAGAAGTAGCCCATTCTTCCTCCATTGGGTCTCAACCAGGCTTCACGGAGAGGTCCAAAAAAAGATCAAACAGCTTATGGAAAAGTATGTCTTAATCAGCAAAGACCTTCAAGACCTTTATCGCGTACTCAATATGCCGCCCTTTGCTTCTTTCCCAGAAAAAGCTGTTCTCGTGCTTCCAGTCGAGAAAGTTGAATCATGCAATATTGAGCAGGTTCTCCATGAAAGGCTAGCTGAAGCGTGGCGCCGGCTCTGGAGAACAGCAGAAAAACTCTCAGAGGCACGTGTCAAAGAGAAGGATGCGAGTCTTGTATGGAAATTCATTAATAAAGTATTCAAGTACTATGATAAGGAATTTAGCAATTCCGGGTTCGACAAAGTTCCTCCAGTCACTCTGCGTGTCCAACTCGTGAGGATCAACGGTCAAAAAGCATTATGGCAGATATATGACAATGCCTATCGAGAATTGTCAAGGAAATTTGAAAATTTGAAAAATGTTAGGGCAGATGCACGAGTTAAGCTAAACTTATTTAACCTCACAAAGAATGCTTTCAAAGAGGGGCTAGGATACCCCAAGAAATCAAGAAAAGCCTTTGATTACTGCACCCTATGCGGAACTCTGCCCGCCATTATAATTCTTCCTTCTGAAGAAGACGAAGATGGAAAAGATTTTGCTTTCTTCATTTTTAAAGTAGTCGAAGAAAACTCTGATCCCATTGAAGCTGAAAGCCTCTGGCATAAAAAACCTCAAGAAGAAATAGAAAAATTTGAGAAATGGTTCAAGGACTATACAGCAGAGCTAGAAACCTTCAAAGCAGTGTTTACACCGGGTGAAAGACTTTGCCCGTGGTGCTTCCTCAAACGCGTCGTAAGCATGGAGCCCAGGCTCTTACGTATACTCCTAGAAGACAAGGATCCGGAAAGCCTTGTAAATGAGCTAATTTCTCAAGAAACACCTGGAATTAGGATCCCCTCAACCTCGGATATAGCTACTTATAAGCTAAAAGAAGAACTCATCAATACCGTAATACATAAACTAGAAAAAGAGACTCTACTGAAAGATCTTACAGAAGTACTTAGCAAATCGCTAGGGACGCAACTCGCTCAGCAAGGCTCTAGAAATCTTATTGGGCTTTCGTTGCTTTGGACTGCACAAAGACGGCTCGAAGAAAAAATAGCAGGTAAACTTCGAGACGAGGAAACTTTACCATTAAGACTTGTTGTGAGGCTAGACCCAGAAACATATTGGCTTGGAAGAGAGACAGATATTAAAAAGGAGTGGCTAAGGCTATTCAAACAACTCGACCTTGAGAAGTGGCTATGGAGCTACTACTCACTCATTATTGCTGATGGGGATAGTATTAGCTCTCTGCATGATGGCAGAGTCTCAGCTTTCTTTGGCACATCGTGGGATAACAGAAATGTAAGAAATGATGTAAGGGTCTTAAAAAAGAAAATTATTGAGAGCTCCGCTATTGGAACATATAGCGAACTTATTAAAGATGCTATTGAAGCTCTAGAGTCATTAGCAAGTGATACTTTTATTGAAAAATGGAGCAAGATACTAGAACAACATTATCCCGCAGGCATGCTGAATTCCCAGCAGGTAGCCCAGCGTCTCAACAACTTCTTACAAACACTCGAAAATATACTCAATGATGAGGACAAGCTTCCACTAACGTTAACCTATCACACAGCATTAAGCGCCGCGCTAGTTCGAGTCTCACTACTAGACGCTGCTACAATCCTTGAGCTAGGAGGATTCGTTGTCTACGCGGGAGGCGACGACCTTCTCGCTTTCTCTCCAGTTCACAAGGCTGTTGAAATAGCTATTTGTACAAGATCCCACTTTGCTGGCTCGTGCAAGCGGGGCAAACATTCGTTTAGTAATGTGAGATTAGAGAACGGCTTCCTAGTGGTAAACAATGCGTGTCTACCCATGCTCCCTGGCGTTGGACGTAGCTATAACATAAACACTGCCCACTATCTATATCCGCTTCAGCTGGTCATCTCAGATGCCAGGGAACGCCTTAAGGATGCCAAAGAGAAAATAGTCTCCTCCTACTGGGAGCCCTCATTAGCCGTCATTCTTGACGTTCACAAAGACCTTGCAGCGTTCACGTATAGTCCGCGGGGCGGAGGCTCTACAACCTATGTACCAATAACCTTGGGGAGAATAGGATACATAGATACCCACAGGTATCTTGAATATTTGGCTGAACCGCTAGAAGTAGTTCAAAGGGTCATAGAACTCATCGAACCTTTAAGCTTAGGTAACCCACAGTTTACTGTAAGCCTACTCTACGACATAGAAGAATACAAAGATCTACTCACAAGCACGATTACAAAGTTGGGATCAAAATTTAATTTGTCTCAAAGATTAATATTAAGGATAATTGAGAGAAACACCTACGCCAAGCCACAGTACGCGCAACAGCTATACAATTCGATACTTGGAGAGATGTCGGAATTGATATCTCACGCCAAGGTCATCAACACTAATCCAAAAGAAAAGAACGAAAAAGAAATCCACCTATTTGTATCACTTATCAGAGGTGTTAGGAATATTAGGGGTGGTATGAGGACATGA